A genomic segment from Dietzia psychralcaliphila encodes:
- a CDS encoding amino acid ABC transporter permease, whose product MGDIFADYDVLGAVWVTIQLSLLGIIGAMVLGTIIAILRVSPVAVLRGLGTSYVNIFRNLPLTLLMVFSILGLSFILQLSVSDDFARNAFWWAAIMLAVYHAAYVCEALRSGVNTVPVGQAEAARSIGLGFGQSLREVILPQAFRGSIAPMGSVIIALIKNSTVAAVIGVGDSAGLLQVITENEGASLPTFFFFAMVFVILTLPIGLWTTSLSRKLSVKR is encoded by the coding sequence ATGGGCGATATCTTCGCCGACTATGACGTCCTGGGGGCGGTGTGGGTCACCATCCAGCTCTCGCTACTCGGGATCATCGGTGCCATGGTGCTGGGGACGATCATCGCGATCCTCAGGGTCTCCCCGGTGGCGGTCCTCCGCGGACTCGGCACCTCCTACGTCAACATCTTCCGGAACCTGCCGTTGACCCTGCTGATGGTGTTCAGCATCCTGGGCCTGTCCTTCATCCTCCAGTTGTCCGTCTCGGACGACTTCGCCCGCAACGCCTTCTGGTGGGCCGCGATCATGCTCGCCGTCTACCACGCCGCGTACGTCTGCGAGGCCCTGCGCTCCGGCGTCAACACGGTGCCGGTGGGACAGGCCGAGGCGGCCCGGTCCATCGGCCTCGGCTTCGGTCAGTCACTACGTGAGGTGATCCTCCCGCAGGCGTTCCGCGGTTCCATCGCCCCCATGGGGTCGGTCATCATCGCGCTCATCAAGAACTCGACGGTCGCCGCGGTCATCGGCGTGGGCGACTCGGCGGGCCTGCTCCAGGTGATCACGGAGAACGAGGGCGCGAGCCTGCCGACGTTCTTCTTCTTTGCCATGGTGTTCGTGATCCTCACCCTCCCGATCGGACTCTGGACCACGTCCCTCTCACGGAAGCTGTCGGTGAAGCGATGA
- a CDS encoding LmeA family phospholipid-binding protein, which translates to MRRRDPIDRRGRRDRRRGGCGCSLLVLLLLLVGLVVAAEFGARWYLSDRAEREASARLGAPVSVGFGPTPILWDLATTQAVDSVRMTSPGDATVPRIDVTGYSVRLVDGAILAGTADGTATLSGEQLAAAAAEGNPAGGSPVAGLTEVRSVRPDAQAGLLRADIGGIAEIGVAPGVSGGQLTLTPEQTELVGFPLPDGLFSGITGTVDSTLAALPEGVSIQGARVVPDGFEVALVGTDVTLR; encoded by the coding sequence ATGCGACGACGAGACCCGATCGACCGACGAGGGCGGCGCGACCGCCGGCGAGGCGGATGTGGCTGTTCCCTGCTCGTGCTGCTGCTCCTGTTGGTGGGGCTGGTGGTGGCCGCGGAGTTCGGCGCCCGGTGGTATCTGTCGGACCGCGCGGAGCGCGAGGCGTCGGCCCGACTCGGCGCGCCGGTGTCGGTGGGATTCGGGCCGACCCCGATCCTGTGGGACCTGGCCACCACGCAGGCCGTGGACTCGGTCCGGATGACCTCCCCCGGTGACGCCACCGTGCCCCGTATCGACGTGACCGGATACTCGGTCCGGTTGGTCGACGGTGCGATCCTGGCCGGGACGGCGGACGGGACCGCCACGCTCAGCGGCGAGCAGCTCGCCGCGGCCGCGGCCGAGGGCAATCCCGCCGGCGGGTCTCCGGTGGCCGGACTGACGGAGGTCCGTTCCGTGCGTCCCGACGCACAGGCGGGGCTGCTGCGCGCGGACATCGGCGGTATCGCGGAGATCGGCGTGGCCCCGGGGGTCTCCGGCGGCCAGCTCACCCTGACTCCGGAACAGACCGAGCTGGTCGGCTTCCCTCTGCCGGACGGCTTGTTCTCCGGCATCACCGGCACCGTCGACTCAACCCTCGCCGCACTTCCCGAGGGTGTGTCGATCCAGGGCGCCCGCGTGGTGCCCGACGGCTTCGAGGTCGCGCTAGTCGGGACGGACGTCACGCTGCGGTAG
- a CDS encoding adenylate/guanylate cyclase domain-containing protein — protein MLIVRLDLSLLRRPELGSVLLGRGTESARLRSLRVQVLLVLTLLGSNLVGVGVAAVLILFVLPGPTLPSTEFLVPTAIVVPGYVSLATIVGTVWVRSAVYRRVRWFLDGREPTDRERVRTLRLPGRMTLIQAFLWLLGAAVVTPAFGVIDPEAIPSVGFTIVFSGMVVCGVAFLFADFCLRPVAAVALASGTAPRTRFLGAMTRLRVAWVVGSGVPIAGLIIVAIYTLAGRALSLERLAVIVIVLGATSLLAGFLLISLATGSVLGPLRSLRWAMEDITNGELARRVVVYDGTELGELQRGFNRMAAGLQERERLRDLFGRHVGRDVAEAAEERDPELGGSASHVGVVFVDIIGSTEMAVRSEAAEVVDVLNQFFRVVVETVEEYDGVVDSFLGDAALVVFGAPRSMDDPASAALACARVLGERLPDRVPGCRAGIGVSYGGVVAGYVGADDRLEYTVIGDAVNEASRLCELAKNQTGLVLASGTAVSSAGGAEAARWDRVGSEVVRGRSEPTELCVPAAAGTDRGPADYGTDRGPAVYGTDQRPAD, from the coding sequence ATGTTGATCGTGCGACTCGACCTGTCACTGCTGCGACGCCCGGAACTGGGTTCGGTGCTGCTCGGGCGGGGGACGGAGTCGGCCCGTCTGAGATCCCTTCGCGTCCAGGTCCTGCTCGTCCTGACGCTGCTGGGCTCCAACCTCGTCGGGGTGGGCGTTGCCGCGGTACTGATCCTCTTCGTCCTGCCGGGGCCCACTCTGCCCTCCACCGAGTTCCTCGTCCCCACCGCCATCGTCGTCCCGGGTTATGTCTCGCTGGCGACGATCGTGGGCACGGTCTGGGTGCGTAGTGCGGTCTATCGCCGCGTGCGCTGGTTCCTCGACGGCCGCGAACCCACGGACCGGGAGCGGGTGCGGACCCTCCGGTTGCCCGGCCGCATGACGCTGATCCAGGCTTTCCTGTGGCTGCTGGGCGCGGCCGTGGTCACGCCCGCCTTCGGGGTGATCGACCCGGAGGCGATCCCCTCGGTCGGGTTCACGATCGTCTTCTCCGGCATGGTCGTCTGCGGTGTGGCGTTCCTCTTCGCCGACTTCTGTCTGCGCCCCGTGGCCGCGGTCGCCCTGGCCAGTGGTACCGCACCGCGCACCCGATTCCTGGGAGCGATGACGCGCCTGCGGGTGGCGTGGGTGGTCGGCAGCGGGGTCCCGATCGCGGGTCTGATCATCGTGGCGATCTATACGTTGGCGGGCCGGGCACTGTCTTTGGAACGGCTCGCCGTCATCGTGATCGTGCTCGGCGCCACCTCTCTCCTCGCCGGATTCCTCCTCATCTCCCTGGCGACGGGTTCGGTCCTCGGGCCGCTGCGCAGTCTCCGTTGGGCGATGGAAGACATCACCAACGGGGAACTGGCACGACGCGTAGTGGTCTATGACGGCACCGAGCTGGGTGAACTCCAACGCGGGTTCAACCGCATGGCGGCCGGGCTGCAGGAACGCGAACGGCTCCGCGATCTGTTCGGCCGGCACGTGGGCCGCGACGTGGCGGAAGCGGCCGAGGAGCGGGACCCCGAGCTGGGCGGCAGCGCCTCCCACGTCGGCGTCGTCTTTGTGGACATCATCGGGTCCACCGAGATGGCGGTCCGGTCCGAGGCGGCGGAGGTGGTCGACGTCCTGAACCAGTTCTTCCGTGTGGTCGTGGAGACGGTCGAGGAGTACGACGGCGTCGTGGACAGCTTTCTCGGCGACGCGGCTCTCGTGGTGTTCGGCGCGCCCCGGTCGATGGACGATCCCGCCTCCGCGGCGCTGGCCTGCGCCCGTGTCCTCGGCGAGCGGCTGCCGGACCGGGTGCCGGGATGCCGGGCGGGGATCGGGGTGTCCTACGGGGGCGTCGTCGCCGGGTACGTCGGCGCCGACGACCGTCTCGAGTACACGGTCATCGGCGACGCGGTCAACGAGGCATCACGGTTGTGCGAACTGGCCAAGAACCAGACCGGTCTCGTGCTGGCCTCCGGTACCGCGGTGTCGTCGGCGGGTGGAGCAGAGGCCGCCCGGTGGGACCGGGTCGGATCCGAGGTGGTGAGGGGCAGGTCCGAACCCACGGAACTGTGCGTCCCGGCCGCCGCCGGAACCGACCGGGGACCCGCGGACTACGGAACAGACCGGGGTCCCGCGGTCTACGGAACCGACCAGCGTCCTGCGGACTAG
- a CDS encoding DEAD/DEAH box helicase, which translates to MSRSFADLGVPSSLLDVLTGVDIVTPTPIQSATLPDAMSGRDVLGRGRTGSGKTYAFCLPLVTRLAASAPAGGRRKRNSPRGLILAPTRELARQIDETLAPLAKAMGLKTTVIFGGVSQGRQVSALDQGVDIVVACPGRLEDLMGQKHCRMDSIEVSVLDEADHMADLGFLPGVTRILAATPQGAQRLLFSATLDQGVDKLVRKFLDNPVVHEVDDGSATPGATAHHVFHVDPDDRVRALADLAGVNERTVMFTRTKHGAKRLAKQLSGRGVTSVDLHGNLSQNARVRNLDAFSSGQASVLVATDIAARGIHVDDVGLVVHADPPAEHKAYVHRSGRTARAGAVGTVVTVATSDQVREVRSLLRSAGVTAGEIVLPVGANAATALADAPEPPAHVPGDDAPAGRQSQGQSRQSQNRQRQGRSQGGQGQNRQGQGRDGGERGGRAQESSGSDGTRRRPRRPQSAGAQGSGHGSSRQGSGAQGSARQGSGGQRSAATHTIAQSAGHSRGGERRKASRAAG; encoded by the coding sequence TTGTCACGTTCTTTCGCCGATCTCGGCGTTCCTTCATCCCTGCTCGACGTCCTCACGGGCGTCGACATCGTCACCCCCACGCCGATCCAGTCGGCCACGCTGCCCGACGCGATGTCCGGGCGCGACGTCCTGGGCCGGGGCCGCACCGGCTCCGGCAAGACCTACGCCTTCTGCCTCCCGCTGGTCACCCGTCTCGCCGCCTCGGCACCCGCCGGCGGTCGGCGTAAGCGCAACTCACCGCGCGGGCTGATCCTCGCCCCCACCCGCGAGCTCGCCCGTCAGATCGACGAGACGCTCGCGCCGCTGGCCAAGGCCATGGGCCTCAAGACGACCGTGATCTTCGGCGGGGTCTCGCAGGGCCGCCAGGTCAGCGCGCTCGATCAGGGCGTCGACATCGTGGTGGCCTGCCCGGGCCGGCTCGAGGACCTCATGGGCCAGAAGCACTGCCGTATGGATTCGATCGAGGTCAGCGTCCTCGACGAGGCCGATCACATGGCCGATCTGGGCTTCCTTCCGGGAGTCACCCGGATCCTGGCGGCCACGCCCCAGGGCGCCCAGCGACTGCTGTTCTCCGCGACCCTCGACCAGGGTGTGGACAAGCTGGTGAGGAAGTTCCTCGACAATCCGGTCGTGCACGAGGTCGACGACGGCTCCGCCACCCCCGGCGCGACCGCGCACCACGTCTTCCACGTCGACCCGGACGACCGCGTCCGCGCACTGGCGGACCTGGCCGGAGTGAACGAGCGGACCGTCATGTTCACCCGCACCAAGCACGGCGCCAAGCGGCTGGCCAAGCAGCTCTCCGGTCGAGGCGTGACGAGCGTGGACCTGCACGGCAACCTGTCTCAGAACGCGCGCGTCCGCAACCTCGACGCGTTCTCCTCGGGCCAGGCGAGCGTGCTCGTGGCCACCGACATCGCGGCACGCGGCATCCACGTCGATGACGTCGGGCTCGTCGTCCACGCCGATCCGCCGGCCGAGCACAAGGCCTACGTGCACCGCTCGGGTCGCACCGCACGCGCGGGTGCAGTCGGCACCGTCGTCACCGTGGCCACCTCAGACCAGGTCCGCGAGGTGCGCTCGCTGCTGCGGTCGGCCGGCGTGACCGCGGGCGAGATCGTGCTCCCCGTGGGCGCGAACGCCGCCACCGCGCTGGCCGACGCCCCCGAGCCGCCCGCACACGTGCCCGGGGACGACGCTCCCGCGGGCCGTCAGAGTCAGGGTCAGAGCCGCCAGAGCCAGAACCGGCAGCGTCAGGGCCGGTCTCAGGGCGGGCAGGGCCAGAACCGTCAGGGCCAGGGCCGCGACGGCGGCGAGCGCGGAGGCCGCGCGCAGGAGTCGTCCGGCTCGGACGGCACCCGTCGTCGTCCCCGTCGGCCCCAGAGTGCCGGCGCCCAGGGATCCGGTCACGGTTCCAGCCGTCAGGGTTCCGGCGCCCAGGGCTCGGCTCGTCAGGGTTCGGGTGGCCAGCGCTCCGCTGCCACCCACACGATCGCCCAGAGTGCAGGCCATTCGCGTGGCGGCGAGCGCCGCAAGGCCAGCCGCGCCGCCGGCTGA
- a CDS encoding type 1 glutamine amidotransferase domain-containing protein yields MTETQDDTTDTSTVVFLVAGEGIERVELTEPWGAVTEAGHTALLVSTSDGEVDLVDHLTPAGTQAVDRTTADVTAADIDVLVLPGGVANPDALRQDQYAVTMVREMVEAGKPVLAICHAPWVLIEADVVRGRRVTSYPSLRTDLVNAGAEWVDEELVSSDGVFTSRNPDDLPAFCDALLGAIRGAD; encoded by the coding sequence ATGACCGAGACTCAGGACGACACCACCGACACCAGCACCGTCGTATTCCTCGTGGCCGGCGAGGGCATCGAGCGGGTCGAGCTCACCGAACCCTGGGGGGCGGTGACCGAGGCGGGTCACACCGCGCTCCTGGTCAGTACCTCCGACGGCGAGGTCGATCTGGTCGACCATCTCACCCCGGCGGGCACCCAGGCGGTCGACCGCACCACCGCCGACGTGACCGCAGCCGATATCGACGTCCTGGTCCTGCCGGGCGGCGTCGCCAACCCGGATGCACTCCGACAGGACCAGTACGCCGTGACCATGGTTCGCGAGATGGTCGAGGCGGGTAAGCCGGTTCTGGCCATCTGCCACGCGCCGTGGGTCCTTATCGAGGCCGACGTCGTCCGCGGGCGCCGCGTCACCTCCTACCCGAGCCTGCGGACGGATCTGGTCAACGCCGGCGCCGAGTGGGTGGACGAGGAACTGGTCAGCTCGGACGGCGTGTTCACCAGCCGTAACCCCGACGACCTCCCCGCGTTCTGCGACGCACTCCTGGGGGCCATCCGCGGAGCGGACTAG
- a CDS encoding thioesterase family protein codes for MSLKSMLEAAARGGTVEVTDGWTQGRAIYGGLTGALLLASIKGRLRDAAGDGSGSPHPLRSFTVSFIGPATTGAVEVHAEILRVGKNVTQCQATLRQDGALVATALAAFGKHRESTIVVPPRHPMPELPEPGTIEPFPYIEKMTPEFYRFLALRQVGGALPFSGAETGDLSGWAQLRETPEEFHEEHLLVLADAWPPATIQMLSGFAPASSLTWTLELVAEIGPDTIPPEAVFAYEATTDASRDGYAHTHAMLWGPDGALTAISRQTITVFG; via the coding sequence ATGTCGCTGAAGAGCATGCTGGAGGCCGCCGCGCGCGGTGGGACCGTCGAGGTCACGGACGGCTGGACGCAGGGCCGCGCGATCTACGGCGGGTTGACCGGGGCGCTGCTGTTGGCGTCGATCAAGGGTCGGCTGAGGGACGCGGCCGGAGACGGGTCCGGGTCTCCACATCCGTTGAGGTCGTTCACCGTCTCGTTCATCGGCCCCGCCACGACGGGCGCGGTCGAGGTCCATGCCGAGATCCTGCGGGTCGGGAAGAACGTGACGCAGTGCCAGGCCACGCTGCGCCAGGACGGCGCTCTCGTCGCCACCGCCCTGGCGGCGTTCGGGAAGCACCGCGAGTCCACCATCGTCGTGCCCCCCAGACATCCCATGCCGGAGTTGCCGGAGCCCGGGACGATCGAGCCGTTCCCCTACATCGAGAAGATGACCCCGGAGTTCTACCGATTCCTCGCGTTGCGACAGGTCGGCGGCGCACTACCGTTCAGTGGCGCCGAGACCGGCGACCTCTCCGGCTGGGCGCAGCTGCGGGAGACCCCCGAGGAGTTCCACGAGGAGCATCTGCTGGTGCTCGCGGACGCGTGGCCCCCGGCGACCATCCAGATGCTCTCCGGGTTCGCGCCCGCCAGCAGCCTGACCTGGACGCTGGAGCTGGTGGCGGAGATCGGTCCGGACACGATCCCACCGGAGGCGGTCTTCGCGTACGAGGCGACCACCGATGCCTCCCGCGACGGCTACGCGCACACCCACGCCATGCTGTGGGGACCGGACGGGGCGCTGACGGCGATCAGCCGCCAGACCATCACCGTGTTCGGGTGA
- a CDS encoding WhiB family transcriptional regulator, with translation MPRYRNLEPTSDFWSWRDRAACIGREDLFYSAEDESKGERRRKEEEAKTVCAVCPVFTACRQFAMESKELYGVWGGTTESERHAMAGRHRTG, from the coding sequence ATGCCCCGATACAGGAACCTTGAGCCCACGTCGGATTTCTGGTCGTGGCGGGACAGGGCCGCGTGCATCGGTCGGGAGGACCTCTTCTACAGCGCAGAGGACGAATCCAAGGGGGAGCGTCGCCGCAAGGAGGAGGAGGCGAAGACCGTGTGTGCGGTATGCCCCGTCTTCACCGCCTGTAGGCAGTTCGCCATGGAGTCCAAAGAGCTCTACGGCGTCTGGGGTGGAACGACCGAGTCCGAACGACACGCCATGGCGGGCCGACACCGGACCGGTTGA
- a CDS encoding glycosyltransferase, protein MIGIYVHNRGRSHLHRVLPVMEALRERGFEVTMLIAGRFDDALLPPGTQVIHLPAETGDQEFPDEITLGARRVAVAWMDRARPRAFWVDSSPAMSLAARMTGIPMVSTLPPGVRVDEPHLLRVRAAERLIGAWPPGVHQATLRRTESSVAEIGGVSRFERRDREPRDRRRRPRVVHLNGSGSGGDHRFWRAVRTTARELGVAEWLEIGGPDGSWHEDPWPELCSADVVVTGAGQASVADAACADVPLVVVPGRRAYGEQDATAGALDGVPGASVMRYGNGPTAVARAVRSQIDRCRDGEPAGIRSWWGVDGAASRAAEVIRMAAATGRNS, encoded by the coding sequence ATGATCGGCATCTACGTCCACAACCGTGGGCGGAGTCATCTCCACCGCGTGCTCCCGGTGATGGAAGCCCTGCGGGAGCGGGGCTTCGAGGTCACGATGCTCATCGCGGGACGGTTCGATGACGCACTCCTGCCGCCGGGAACCCAGGTCATCCATCTCCCCGCCGAGACTGGGGACCAGGAGTTCCCGGATGAGATCACCCTCGGCGCCCGTCGCGTGGCGGTCGCGTGGATGGACCGTGCGCGACCCCGCGCCTTCTGGGTGGATTCCTCGCCCGCAATGTCATTGGCCGCGCGGATGACCGGCATTCCGATGGTCAGCACCCTTCCGCCCGGGGTGAGGGTGGACGAGCCCCACCTGCTGAGGGTCCGTGCGGCGGAGCGCCTGATCGGTGCCTGGCCCCCTGGCGTGCACCAGGCCACCCTGCGGCGGACCGAGAGTTCGGTAGCGGAGATCGGTGGTGTGTCCCGGTTCGAGCGCCGGGATCGCGAACCCCGGGATCGACGACGTCGACCAAGAGTGGTTCACCTGAACGGCTCCGGCTCGGGTGGGGACCACAGGTTCTGGCGGGCGGTGCGGACCACGGCGCGCGAACTCGGAGTGGCCGAGTGGCTCGAGATCGGTGGGCCGGACGGATCCTGGCACGAGGACCCCTGGCCGGAGTTGTGCTCTGCGGATGTAGTGGTGACCGGGGCAGGTCAGGCGTCCGTGGCCGATGCCGCGTGCGCCGATGTGCCACTGGTGGTGGTGCCGGGCCGTCGCGCGTACGGGGAGCAGGACGCCACGGCCGGGGCTCTCGACGGGGTCCCGGGGGCCTCAGTGATGCGATACGGAAACGGCCCGACGGCCGTCGCGCGAGCGGTCAGGTCACAGATCGACAGGTGCCGCGACGGGGAGCCGGCCGGAATCAGATCCTGGTGGGGTGTCGACGGCGCGGCATCTCGTGCGGCCGAGGTGATACGGATGGCAGCCGCGACCGGTCGCAACAGCTGA
- a CDS encoding glutamate ABC transporter substrate-binding protein: MNIRRIGSAVAAVTLALGLAACGSDEGGENQLRIGIKFDQPGLGLKEGNDYNGLDVDVATYVAEQLGTPAEDIEWVQAPSAQRETLLETGQVDMIVATYSITDARKEKVDFAGPYFIAGQDLLVRADDDSITGPESLEGKRLCSVSGSTSAQNVQEEVPGVNLQEFGTYSECVSALVSNAVDALTTDDTILAGYAAQDQYQGQLKVVGSPFSEELYGIGIQKGDTEKCEQINEAIREMISDGSWDTAVEENLGAAGFTPGEGNPPNPAACA; the protein is encoded by the coding sequence ATGAACATCCGACGGATCGGATCGGCCGTAGCGGCCGTCACCCTGGCTCTCGGCCTGGCCGCGTGCGGAAGCGATGAGGGTGGCGAGAACCAGCTCCGGATCGGCATCAAGTTCGACCAGCCCGGCCTCGGCCTCAAGGAGGGCAACGACTACAACGGACTCGACGTCGACGTGGCCACGTACGTGGCCGAGCAGCTCGGCACCCCCGCCGAGGACATCGAGTGGGTCCAGGCACCCAGTGCCCAGCGCGAGACCCTCCTCGAGACGGGGCAGGTGGACATGATCGTGGCCACCTACTCGATCACGGACGCCCGCAAGGAGAAGGTCGACTTCGCCGGACCGTACTTCATCGCCGGCCAGGACCTGCTGGTCCGCGCGGACGACGACAGCATCACCGGGCCCGAGTCCCTGGAGGGCAAGCGCCTCTGCTCGGTCTCCGGGTCGACCTCCGCCCAGAACGTCCAGGAAGAGGTCCCGGGGGTCAACCTCCAGGAGTTCGGCACCTACTCCGAGTGTGTCTCGGCGCTGGTGTCCAATGCGGTCGACGCGCTCACCACGGATGACACGATCCTCGCGGGTTACGCCGCGCAGGACCAGTATCAGGGGCAGCTCAAGGTCGTCGGTTCGCCGTTCAGCGAGGAGCTGTACGGCATCGGGATCCAGAAGGGCGACACCGAGAAGTGTGAGCAGATCAACGAGGCCATCCGCGAGATGATCTCCGACGGCAGCTGGGACACCGCCGTGGAGGAGAACCTCGGGGCGGCCGGCTTCACGCCGGGCGAGGGCAACCCGCCCAACCCGGCCGCCTGCGCCTGA
- a CDS encoding fatty acid desaturase family protein, giving the protein MAISDVKEYAHLSAEDVEAIGEELDAIRQEVVDSLGEADRKYVQDTIRLQRGLVAGARVVLLFSGYRPAWLVGTAMLGAGKIIENMELGHNVMHGQWDWMNDPVIHSTTWEWDIVGTSEHWKATHNHHHHTYTNIIGMDDDVGYGVVRVTRDQPWNPAYSLNIVWNTILAFAFQWGVGVQHLEIAPGTINSSGRAEQKRRIGQFLRKARRQVGKDYVWFPLLSGPNWKSTMSANATANVIRNLWSNAVIFCGHFPDGADKFTLEDLSEETQAQWYLRQMLGSANFTGSQLTHFMSGNLSYQIEHHLFPTVPSNRYGEISEKVQDVCRRWDLPYTTGPLYKQYWQSWRTIAKLSLPNRFLKATADDAPETRSERMFEGEPRTYNDHEGPRSGLVTALKHRTDPNQLRRLTRTV; this is encoded by the coding sequence ATGGCGATATCAGACGTGAAGGAATACGCCCATCTCTCCGCCGAGGATGTCGAGGCCATCGGTGAAGAACTGGACGCGATCCGCCAGGAGGTCGTGGATTCACTCGGCGAGGCGGACCGCAAGTACGTGCAGGACACCATCAGGCTCCAGCGCGGCCTCGTCGCCGGCGCCCGCGTCGTTCTCCTCTTCTCCGGATACCGCCCGGCCTGGCTGGTGGGCACCGCGATGCTGGGCGCGGGCAAGATCATCGAGAACATGGAGCTCGGACACAACGTCATGCACGGGCAGTGGGACTGGATGAACGATCCGGTGATCCACTCCACCACGTGGGAATGGGACATCGTGGGCACCTCCGAGCACTGGAAGGCCACCCATAATCACCATCACCACACGTACACCAACATCATCGGAATGGACGATGACGTCGGGTACGGCGTGGTCCGCGTGACGAGGGACCAGCCCTGGAACCCGGCGTACTCGTTGAACATCGTCTGGAACACGATTCTGGCATTCGCGTTCCAGTGGGGCGTGGGTGTCCAGCACCTGGAGATCGCTCCGGGCACCATCAACTCGTCCGGCCGCGCGGAGCAGAAGCGCCGCATCGGCCAGTTCCTGCGCAAGGCCCGCCGCCAGGTGGGTAAGGATTACGTGTGGTTCCCGCTGCTGTCGGGCCCCAACTGGAAGTCGACGATGTCGGCAAACGCCACCGCCAACGTCATCCGGAACTTGTGGTCCAACGCCGTGATCTTCTGCGGGCACTTCCCGGACGGGGCGGACAAGTTCACGCTGGAGGACCTCTCCGAGGAGACCCAGGCGCAGTGGTACCTGCGGCAGATGCTCGGCTCAGCCAACTTCACCGGCAGCCAGCTCACCCACTTCATGTCCGGCAACCTGTCGTACCAGATCGAGCACCACCTCTTCCCCACCGTCCCGTCCAACCGGTACGGCGAGATCTCCGAGAAGGTGCAGGACGTGTGCCGACGCTGGGATCTGCCGTACACGACGGGCCCGCTGTACAAGCAGTACTGGCAGTCGTGGCGCACGATCGCCAAGCTCTCCCTGCCGAACCGCTTCCTCAAGGCCACCGCGGACGACGCCCCGGAAACCAGGTCGGAGCGCATGTTCGAGGGTGAGCCGCGGACCTACAACGACCACGAGGGGCCGCGCTCGGGCCTGGTCACCGCCCTGAAGCATCGGACCGACCCGAACCAGCTCCGGCGACTGACCCGCACGGTCTGA
- a CDS encoding amino acid ABC transporter ATP-binding protein: MALVEISGVNKHFGDFQALKDITMSIEEGEVIVVIGPSGSGKSTLCRAINRLETFESGSITIDGKELPEEGKELARLRADVGMVFQSFNLFAHKTILENVTLGPIKVRKQSKSVAEKRAMELLERVGVEHQASKYPAQLSGGQQQRVAIARSLAMDPKVMLFDEPTSALDPEMINEVLDVMTGLAKSGMTMVVVTHEMGFARKAADRVIFMADGELVEQATPEEFFTNPQSGRAKDFLSKILTN, encoded by the coding sequence ATGGCACTCGTCGAGATCTCAGGCGTGAACAAGCACTTCGGTGACTTCCAGGCGCTCAAAGACATCACCATGTCCATCGAGGAGGGTGAGGTCATCGTCGTGATCGGCCCCTCGGGCTCGGGCAAGTCGACGCTGTGCCGCGCGATCAACAGGCTCGAGACCTTCGAATCCGGCTCGATCACCATCGACGGCAAGGAGCTCCCCGAGGAGGGCAAGGAACTCGCCAGACTCCGCGCTGACGTCGGCATGGTGTTCCAGTCGTTCAACCTGTTCGCACACAAGACCATTCTCGAGAATGTGACGCTCGGGCCCATCAAGGTGCGCAAGCAGTCCAAGTCGGTGGCGGAGAAGCGGGCGATGGAGCTGCTCGAGCGGGTCGGTGTGGAGCACCAGGCGTCCAAATACCCGGCCCAGCTCTCTGGTGGCCAACAGCAGCGCGTGGCCATCGCCCGGTCCCTGGCGATGGATCCCAAGGTGATGCTCTTCGACGAGCCCACCTCGGCCCTGGACCCGGAGATGATCAACGAGGTCCTCGACGTGATGACCGGGCTGGCCAAGTCCGGAATGACGATGGTCGTGGTGACGCACGAGATGGGTTTCGCGCGGAAGGCCGCCGACCGCGTCATCTTCATGGCAGACGGGGAACTGGTCGAACAGGCCACCCCTGAGGAATTCTTCACCAATCCGCAGAGCGGGCGCGCGAAGGACTTCCTCTCCAAGATCCTGACCAACTGA